The genomic interval GGAGCCAGGCGAGCCGTTTCATGCACGACCTCCAATCTTTCGAGCGTCTCACATTTTTTGTAGCTCTCCACCCCTTCCGAGCGGTCCAACCCCTCTTTTTTTCGAGGCCGTGCCCACCTTCAGGCAACCACACCCGACCACATTCTCGCTCGGATACGCCCGCCAGTCCTTCACTCGAGAAACGCCGCATGGAGCGCCCGCTCGGCGTTCGCGCGCTTTTCACGCCGGACGAGGGCCGACATGCGCAGGGCGTGCCCCGACGACGCCAGCGACTCGACCCCCGCGGACGCCAGGCAAGCGCGGAGCTTGACGAGGCCCGACGTGCCGAGGAGGCCGTCTCCGACGACCGAGACGAGCGCGAGATCCTCGACGATCGAGGTCGCGGGGAAGGTCGCGAGCTCCGCCCGCCGCGCCGCCCAGTCGGGCACGTTGAGGAGCGGGACCGTAGCGAGCCCGCCCCCCGGTCCGAGGGTCACATCGAGCAGCGGCAGCTCGATCTCCGCAGCTCGTGAGAGCACCCCGTCGAAGGCCGCCCCCGTGACGAGGGCGACGCGATCGAGGCCGACCACGGCGCGCGCGGCGGTGCGTGTCTCGGCGGTGGCGACGGTCTCTCGGACGGCCTGCCCTGCGCTCGCGATGGGATCGCTCGTGCGCCTCGCGTGGAGCGCGATCTTGCTGCGACGCGCCCACTCCACCGCCTGCGCGTTCAAGACCTTCGCCCCGGCTTCGCTCATCTCGGAGAGCGTCGCGAAGTCGATCTCCGGCAAGTGGAGCGCTCCCGGGACCGTCCTCGGATCGGCCGTGTAGACACCGTCGACGTCGCTGTAGATTTCGCACCGTTCGGCCGATAACGCCGCCGCGAGCGCGACCGCCGTCGTGTCGGACCCCCCTCGCCCGAGCGTCGTGATCTCGCGGCGGTAGCTCATGCCTTGGTAGCCGGCGACGATCACGATCTTGCCGCGCGAAAGCTCGTCTTCGATGCGATGGGGGCGAACCTCGATGATGCGCGCGTCGAAGTGCCGGTCGTTCGTGAGGATCCCCGACTGACTCCCGGTGAAGCTGATGGCCTCCTCTCCTCGGCCTGCGATCGCGATCGAGAGGAGCGACATGGTCACGCGCTCACCGGTGGACACGAGCATGTCGAGCTCGCGGCGAGGAGCGCTCGCGGAGGGCCTCCCGGACGCGATTCGGGCGGCCTCGGCCACGTTCGCGGCGAGGGCGAGGAGCTCGTCCGTCGCCTTCCCCATCGCGCTCACGACGACGACGACGTCCCACCCTTCGCGGCGCGCCGCGACCACACGGTCGGCGACCTTCCCGATCTTGTCGACGTCAGCGACCGAGGAACCACCGTACTTCTGAACCAACACGGGCATCCGACACCTCCTAGGCGGCCCGGATGGGCCTCGACAAGCCACACGCGGCACGATCGAACGAGCGCGGCCTCGACGAGCCGCGTCGTCCTTCACGCAACCCGACCGGAACGCCGCGGGGGGCGCACGTCGTAGAGGCCGGACGGGGAAGCCACGACGACGGACGAACCGCGAGCATGGAGGTCGACCTCGACGTCTCCCGACGGCGCGCCGTGGAGCTCGATCGCGGCGACGATGCGAGGAGCGACGCCACCCGCGCGCCGCACGAGGACGAGCTCGTCCTCTTCGACGTGGGCGGTCATGACGAAGGGGGCCTCGGGGCCCTGCGGTGCGACGACGACCGCGGCGAGGAGGGAGCCTCGGGGCGCGAGGGGCGCGAGCGGCTCGCCCTCGAACGAGACGAGGTACGTCGCGCCGCAGGCGACGAGCACGAGCTCCCCGGTAGCCTGCACGTCTGTGGGCGGAGCGTCGTCGGGGAGCCCTTCGAGCGCACGCGCGGGCCGCGCCCCTACCTCGAGGAGGGGTCCGCCGCTGCCCTCGTCGAGCGTGACGAGGCACGCCTCTCCCGTCGGCCCCGCGCCCGCGGCGTGTACCCATACGCGGCCTTCGTCGAGGGGAAGATGGCGGCGGCTCACGCGTTCGGCCTCGACGGGAACCCACATCTGCCCCTTGAGGACGAAGAGCGCCCCTCGACGACCGAGGGCGAGCACGCCTCGCGACGTCCCGACGATGCGCGCCGGCCCGAGCTCGATGGGCACCACGCGACCGTCGGGCTCGACGATGCGCGGCTCGGCGCCTCCGAGCGCGATCCGGGCTCCACCTTCGCCCGGCGACGAGGCGATCGACGTCGCGTCACCCGCGCTCGCGCGCCGCTTCACGACGGGACGACCGGACGGCGCGAAGGTGACCTCGGCGAGACCGGAGGTCCCGAGGGCGACGACGGTGTCCTCTTCCCCGCCGACCAGGCGGAACGCCCCGTCCACGATCCGGGACACGGTCCAGGCATCGTCGGCCCAGGCAACCTCGCTCTCGCGCGCAGCCACGAGGGCCGTGGTGTCGAAGAGGACGGCTTCGGACATGTCGCCGTCCTCGTCCGCGTCGAGCGACGGGAGGTCTTCGACTCGGAGCTCGGCGTCTCCCTCCGAGGGCCCCTCCT from Myxococcales bacterium carries:
- a CDS encoding aspartate kinase is translated as MPVLVQKYGGSSVADVDKIGKVADRVVAARREGWDVVVVVSAMGKATDELLALAANVAEAARIASGRPSASAPRRELDMLVSTGERVTMSLLSIAIAGRGEEAISFTGSQSGILTNDRHFDARIIEVRPHRIEDELSRGKIVIVAGYQGMSYRREITTLGRGGSDTTAVALAAALSAERCEIYSDVDGVYTADPRTVPGALHLPEIDFATLSEMSEAGAKVLNAQAVEWARRSKIALHARRTSDPIASAGQAVRETVATAETRTAARAVVGLDRVALVTGAAFDGVLSRAAEIELPLLDVTLGPGGGLATVPLLNVPDWAARRAELATFPATSIVEDLALVSVVGDGLLGTSGLVKLRACLASAGVESLASSGHALRMSALVRREKRANAERALHAAFLE